A window of Arcobacter acticola genomic DNA:
TGTTTCTCCTATATATAAAGGAATAAAAGAAAAAAATTACAAAGAATTTTTTGAATTATATGAAAATAAAGAAGCTGAATTTGGAAACTTTGTTTTTGAAGAATTAGCTATGGAATGTTTAAGAGATACATTTACAGATGACCCAATTAAACAGTTTGGTAGATATTGGGATGATAAATATGAAATTGATTTAGTTGCAAAAACAATTTCAGGAAAGATAATTGCAGGAAATTGTAAATACATTACTTCAAAGTTAAAGAAAAATGAACTAAATAAACTAAAAGATGATTCTACTTCAATAGATTTAAATCCTGATATTCTAGTTTTATTTAGTAAAAACGGGTTTTCAAATGAGTTAAAATCACAAAAAAGTGAAACTCTAAGACTATTTACAACAAAGAGTTTTAAGCTATTATTAGCTTAAACCTCATTCATTCTTTTTTCAAATTCAGCGTTCATCTCATCAAGTTTTGTTTGAGACACTTCAAGTGCTGAAAATTTAGTTTCAATATCTTTTTCATATTTATTAATATTCTTTAAAAGTTCAATAGATGAATTATTATCACCTTTATTTGTAGCTTTTGTTAATTCATTTTGGTCATGATCTAAAAGTTCTTCTAATTTTTCAATCTCTTTTTCTAACTTCTCAACCTCTTTTTTAAGAGGTCCTGTTGCTTTACTTTTCTCAGCAACAATAGCAGCTCTTAATTTTTTACTCTCTTTTTTATTTACTTTTACATTTTTTACTTTTTTCACTTCAACAACATCATCATCCCAACCAATTTTTTCTAAAAACTCATCATAAGTTCCATCAAAATAGATTGCTTCATCATTTGCGAATATAATCAATCTATCACAAACTTCTCTTAATAACTCTTCACTATGTGTTACGATGATACTTGAACCCTCAAATGCTTTAATAGCTTTTGTTAAAGCTGCAATTGAATCCATATCAAGGTGATTTGTAGGCTCATCTAGGAATAATAAGTTTACATCTTTTGCAATTATTTTACCAAGCATTACCCTAGATTTTTCTCCCCCTGATAATAAAGAAATTTTCTTCTTAGCATTATCTCCACTAAACATCATTAAACCACAAATACTTCTAATTACAGCTTCTGGTAATTTTGTATTTGTTGAATGTATTTCATCCATAATTGTACTGTTTAGATTTAAGTGAGAAATATTTGTTTGTCCAAAGTGTCCAAAAACTGTACTTCCATGATAGTCAATAGTTCCACTTAAGGCTTTTAATTCGTTTGCAATTACATTTAGTAAAGTTGATTTTCCTTTACCATTTTTTCCTATGATTCCAAGAGTTTCACCTTTTTGAAGAGCAAATGAAATATTTTTAAATAAAATATTATCTTTTGAGTATCCAAAGCTTACATCTTTTACTTCAACTAAAAATTTTGCAGGTGTATCTTTATAATTAAAGTCAAATTTTAAAGTCGAGTCATAACCAATATCTTCTAAAACATCCATTTTTTCTAAAATTTTTACTTTAGATTGTGCTAAAGCTGCTGTTGATGCTCTAGCTTTATTTTTTGCAATAAAATCTTCAAGTTCTTTTATTTTCTTATCTTGAGCTATTTTTTGTTTTTCATGGTGCTCTTCATTACTTGCTAATTGCTCATAAAACTTCTCAGTTCCACCTGCAATCATATATGCATTTCTTCTAATAATTCCCATAGTATGTGTACAAACACTATCCATAAACTCTCTATCGTGGGTAATTAAAATTACTTCACCTTCAAAAGTTTTTAAGAAAGCTTTTAACCATCTAATAGATAAAATATCCAAATAGTTTGTAGGCTCATCTAAAAGTAGCATATTTGGTTCTGTTAATAGAAGTTTTGCAAGGTTAATTCTAATTTGGTAACCACCTGAAAAAGATTTTGGTGCTTTTTCTAAATCTTCTTGTGAAAATCCAAGACCAAATAATATTTTTTCAACCTTGTAAATACTAAATTTATCATCTTCAGCAAGTGCAAGTGCAGTTTCATCTACCAATGTTTTTTCTGTAAAATCAAAATATTGTTTTAATGCTCCAATTTTATAATTCTTTGGAATCATTACATCACCACCATCGGCTTGTTCTTCATTAAGAATTAACTTGAAAAGTGTTGATTTACCACTACCATTTCGCCCTACTAAACCTATTTTATTACCAGAATTTAGTCTTAAATTTAGTTCACTAAAAAGCTCATTTGGCCCATAGCTTTTTGATACATTTGAAAGTTCTATCATGTTTCTCTTTTATTATGTGTTTTATATTTTTTTGATTTGGAAGTATACGATATATGTGGTTATATGTTGATTAGAGAGAATTTATTAATTAAGTGTCTTAATTCACAAATATTAAATTTAGACACCTTTTATATGGATAATATTAATTATTTTTTAGAACTTGTTATCCATTTTTTAGCTTTTTCTAAATCAGTAAATTCAAAATGTTTAATTTCAGCTGCAATAAAATGTTTTCCTAAATCTTGAGCAAATTCACCTATTATACTATTTGTAACTATAGCTACTTTAGATACTTTTTTATGGTGAGCATTTATAAATTTTAAATGACTAATTAATGCACCAAAAGAATCCCATCCGGGGAATGTTTCAACATAAATTATTATACCATTCAATTTTTCATGATTTTCAATAAAAGGATCTATAATATCCCTTGCAGAATTAAAATCACTCTCACTTAATCTACCGTTTGGTTTTAATATTGCTATATATTCTTTTTCATTTAAATGTACTTGCATCATTAATTATCCTTTAAAATATTATATTTTATATTTTAATTATACTATTTAAAAAATTTATTTTCATCATAAAAATAAAAAAAGGGTAAGAACATTTAAGCTCTTACCCTTTTATATCTATAAAGTTTTTAAAAAATTAATGTAAATCAGCGTTTAATTTAATTTCTCTAGTACTTCTCATAGCAATTGTTTGACCAGTAGAAGAATTAACTCTAAAGTGAACTCCATTTACTCCTTGGAAATCGCTACCTTTCATTACTGTTGTAATTTCTTTACCAGGATTAATCTCTTTTAATGCAGCAACTGCTTTTTCAGATAAAGCAATTTTAGTACCAGGTAAGATTGTAACACCTGCATCTAAAATACAACCATCACCAATAGCAGTTCCAGTACAAGAATTTGCACCTAATAATGTATTTTCTCCAATAGAAACAGGAACTCCATCAGTTCCTGATAAAACTCCAAGAATTGAAGCTCCACCGCCAACATCAGATCCAGCACCAACAACAGCAGATGAAGAGATTCTTCCTTCAACCATTACTGAACCTAAAGTTCCTGCATTGAAGTTAATATAAGCAGCACCTGGCATTACAGTTGTTCCTGCTGCTAATTGTGCTCCCATTCTAACTTTTGAAGTTTCTAAAATTCTTGTATTATCAGCAGGAATTACATGTTGTAAGAATCTTGGGAATTTATCAACAGCATCAATATTTGGATATTTTCCTGATAATTTTAAAACAATTTCATTTGCTCTTAACCAGTCAAGTTCCACTGGTTGATTTCCAATCCATGCACAGTTGTGTAATTTACCAAATGCACCTGTTAGATTAAGACTTCTTAATGCTGCTTTTCCAGTAGAAAGTGCATAAAGTTTTAAATATACAGCTTCTGTAGTTTCAGGAGCAGCATCTTCAAAAATAAATACAACTCTATAATCATCGGCTGTAAGTCCTGAATCTATTGGAAGTGAAGCTAATGTTGAAATAACTTGAACATTTTTATGTGCATCACCTTTTGCTTCTGGAATAAATGGTCTAAAAGCTTCTATACAAGAAGTTAAAAACTCATCAGAAATTTTAAATACTAATTCAGATTTTGTAGTATCTACATTCTCTC
This region includes:
- a CDS encoding tetrahydrodipicolinate N-succinyltransferase N-terminal domain-containing protein is translated as MAYTKDEFKQLIDDIQSQSWYRNPIGFGIAKVDRGQINKDKILQATFPLINWNENFGSAAVFLNALKVAGENVDTTKSELVFKISDEFLTSCIEAFRPFIPEAKGDAHKNVQVISTLASLPIDSGLTADDYRVVFIFEDAAPETTEAVYLKLYALSTGKAALRSLNLTGAFGKLHNCAWIGNQPVELDWLRANEIVLKLSGKYPNIDAVDKFPRFLQHVIPADNTRILETSKVRMGAQLAAGTTVMPGAAYINFNAGTLGSVMVEGRISSSAVVGAGSDVGGGASILGVLSGTDGVPVSIGENTLLGANSCTGTAIGDGCILDAGVTILPGTKIALSEKAVAALKEINPGKEITTVMKGSDFQGVNGVHFRVNSSTGQTIAMRSTREIKLNADLH
- a CDS encoding STAS/SEC14 domain-containing protein — protein: MMQVHLNEKEYIAILKPNGRLSESDFNSARDIIDPFIENHEKLNGIIIYVETFPGWDSFGALISHLKFINAHHKKVSKVAIVTNSIIGEFAQDLGKHFIAAEIKHFEFTDLEKAKKWITSSKK
- a CDS encoding DUF234 domain-containing protein, whose protein sequence is MEVAVKYFIVFGGLDIKIDTTKPLLELIEKHILDDYTDLKYEITTICGGYKVDQAILTGIAQGDRRTTTSFKRAFVSFEEGSRCIEKIIDRGIIEIESSQHHLAKKRGDDKIAKKLLFTAPFLRFWFAFVSPIYKGIKEKNYKEFFELYENKEAEFGNFVFEELAMECLRDTFTDDPIKQFGRYWDDKYEIDLVAKTISGKIIAGNCKYITSKLKKNELNKLKDDSTSIDLNPDILVLFSKNGFSNELKSQKSETLRLFTTKSFKLLLA
- a CDS encoding ABC-F family ATP-binding cassette domain-containing protein, whose translation is MIELSNVSKSYGPNELFSELNLRLNSGNKIGLVGRNGSGKSTLFKLILNEEQADGGDVMIPKNYKIGALKQYFDFTEKTLVDETALALAEDDKFSIYKVEKILFGLGFSQEDLEKAPKSFSGGYQIRINLAKLLLTEPNMLLLDEPTNYLDILSIRWLKAFLKTFEGEVILITHDREFMDSVCTHTMGIIRRNAYMIAGGTEKFYEQLASNEEHHEKQKIAQDKKIKELEDFIAKNKARASTAALAQSKVKILEKMDVLEDIGYDSTLKFDFNYKDTPAKFLVEVKDVSFGYSKDNILFKNISFALQKGETLGIIGKNGKGKSTLLNVIANELKALSGTIDYHGSTVFGHFGQTNISHLNLNSTIMDEIHSTNTKLPEAVIRSICGLMMFSGDNAKKKISLLSGGEKSRVMLGKIIAKDVNLLFLDEPTNHLDMDSIAALTKAIKAFEGSSIIVTHSEELLREVCDRLIIFANDEAIYFDGTYDEFLEKIGWDDDVVEVKKVKNVKVNKKESKKLRAAIVAEKSKATGPLKKEVEKLEKEIEKLEELLDHDQNELTKATNKGDNNSSIELLKNINKYEKDIETKFSALEVSQTKLDEMNAEFEKRMNEV